Proteins encoded together in one Marinobacter salsuginis window:
- a CDS encoding nitrate- and nitrite sensing domain-containing protein, which yields MNTKRAPAPNSPSAGDYLIASKSCELMNLQYFLQMGKLVQCISNLVHALQCERGASNVFLGSSGEKFAQERKHLVATSDRLRSEFEQALAEIHEELTAHPVSSRLLNQLASALHGLEGLPELRRCVVARKVTAASATEDYSTLIHNLIAVVFEAADTAVDPTIAGLLVAMVHLMNGKEFCGQERAVGSAGFSSGRFDRALSERMAHLIEAQERCFEVFNSFADDGSLDLWEKLRENPREAEIERLRQRGTAIGRYKDLDPALADEWFRLMSERMDELKTIEDSVEGCFHARCTERFADARNSLAHQETLVASLGAQEPSSQPMLVLCDSGNDQQAGESWASDGIGQQFGRSIFDLVQEQTRRLQQMTDELQSAREALEDRKTQEKAVLLLMEHRRISNDEAHRVLRKLAMDQGRKLPEVARALVSMADVLK from the coding sequence ATGAACACCAAGCGCGCCCCTGCCCCTAATTCGCCCTCGGCAGGTGATTACCTGATTGCCTCGAAAAGCTGCGAGTTGATGAATCTCCAGTACTTCCTGCAGATGGGCAAACTGGTGCAGTGCATCAGCAATCTGGTACATGCACTGCAGTGCGAGCGGGGTGCCTCTAACGTGTTTCTTGGTTCTTCCGGCGAAAAATTTGCCCAGGAGCGGAAACACCTGGTCGCGACGTCGGATCGGCTACGCTCGGAGTTCGAGCAGGCCCTTGCCGAGATTCACGAGGAGCTGACGGCGCATCCAGTCAGTAGTCGCCTACTTAACCAGCTTGCGAGTGCCCTTCACGGCCTTGAGGGGCTGCCGGAACTTCGGCGGTGTGTGGTTGCCCGGAAAGTCACGGCGGCCTCTGCCACCGAGGATTACAGCACCCTGATCCACAACCTGATTGCGGTGGTATTTGAGGCTGCGGATACCGCCGTTGACCCCACCATAGCCGGGCTTCTGGTAGCCATGGTACATCTGATGAACGGCAAAGAGTTTTGTGGGCAGGAGCGGGCTGTCGGTTCGGCGGGGTTTTCCAGTGGCCGGTTTGATCGTGCACTGTCAGAGCGCATGGCGCACCTGATTGAGGCGCAAGAGCGCTGTTTTGAGGTGTTTAACAGCTTTGCCGATGACGGTTCCCTGGATCTGTGGGAAAAACTGCGCGAAAACCCTCGTGAGGCGGAGATTGAAAGGCTTCGTCAGCGAGGCACTGCCATAGGTCGTTATAAAGATCTGGATCCGGCACTGGCCGATGAATGGTTCAGGCTCATGTCTGAGCGGATGGATGAGCTCAAAACGATAGAGGATTCCGTAGAGGGCTGTTTTCACGCCCGCTGCACCGAGCGTTTTGCCGACGCCAGAAACTCGCTGGCCCACCAGGAAACCCTGGTTGCCTCCCTGGGCGCCCAGGAACCGTCGTCCCAACCCATGTTGGTGCTGTGCGATTCCGGAAACGACCAACAGGCCGGCGAATCCTGGGCCAGCGATGGTATCGGCCAGCAGTTTGGCCGTTCCATCTTCGACCTGGTTCAGGAGCAGACCCGGCGACTCCAACAGATGACCGATGAGCTGCAAAGTGCCAGAGAAGCGCTGGAAGACCGCAAAACCCAGGAAAAAGCGGTGCTGCTGCTGATGGAGCATCGCAGGATCAGCAACGACGAAGCTCACCGGGTATTGCGAAAACTCGCCATGGACCAGGGCCGGAAATTGCCCGAGGTAGCCCGGGCCTTGGTATCCATGGCTGACGTGCTGAAGTGA
- a CDS encoding ABC transporter ATP-binding protein, protein MSKTHLELTGVEMAFDTPKGAFIALDNINLKIRKGEFVSLIGHSGCGKSTVLNIVAGLLQATKGGCVLDGHEVNSPGPERAVVFQNHALMPWLTVYENVELAVQQVFRKTMGKQERRDWIHHNLELVNMAHAADKRPGEVSGGMAQRVGIARALAMKPSVLLMDEPFGALDALTRAHLQDSLMEIQQELNNTVIMITHDVDEAVLLSDRIIMMTNGPEATVGEDLYIDLPRPRNRVTLADNPEYVHYRQEVLRFLYEKQRKLEHISSRRPERPEASDDKQPKARAARA, encoded by the coding sequence ATGAGCAAAACACATTTGGAGCTGACCGGCGTCGAAATGGCGTTCGATACACCCAAGGGGGCATTTATCGCCCTGGATAACATCAATCTGAAAATCCGGAAAGGCGAATTCGTATCCCTGATTGGCCACTCCGGTTGTGGTAAATCCACGGTGCTGAACATTGTCGCCGGACTGCTTCAGGCCACCAAGGGCGGCTGTGTACTGGATGGCCATGAAGTGAATTCGCCCGGGCCGGAACGGGCAGTGGTGTTTCAGAACCATGCGCTGATGCCCTGGCTGACGGTGTACGAGAACGTTGAGCTGGCAGTGCAGCAGGTGTTTCGGAAAACCATGGGCAAGCAGGAGCGGCGTGACTGGATTCATCACAATCTGGAACTGGTGAACATGGCCCACGCGGCAGACAAGCGACCGGGTGAGGTATCCGGTGGCATGGCCCAGCGGGTGGGCATTGCCAGAGCCCTGGCCATGAAACCCAGTGTTCTGTTGATGGACGAGCCGTTCGGCGCGCTGGATGCTCTGACGCGGGCCCACCTGCAGGACTCACTGATGGAGATTCAGCAGGAGTTGAACAACACCGTCATCATGATCACCCACGACGTGGACGAGGCGGTATTGCTGTCAGACCGGATTATCATGATGACCAACGGGCCCGAGGCTACCGTGGGCGAGGATCTCTACATTGATCTGCCCCGGCCGCGCAACCGGGTGACTCTGGCGGACAACCCGGAGTACGTTCATTACCGGCAGGAGGTACTGCGTTTCCTTTACGAGAAACAGCGCAAGCTGGAACACATCTCTTCACGCCGTCCGGAAAGGCCGGAAGCCTCCGACGACAAACAACCGAAGGCCCGCGCTGCCAGAGCCTAG
- a CDS encoding ABC transporter permease gives MTTITSARNTPQPPRWLGQRLKSIGASLTPAQLATKGRQMLLPLIGILVFIGFWHMAAPQVDTSLGSFPGPGQVWEQAGQLWQEHANQRERADKFIAMQEERNARILADNPEAEVRIRSYPGAPTFPDQIITSLITVLAGFIVATAIAVPLGIVVGLNRHFQAAVNPLIQVFKPVSPLAWLPLVTMVVSATYVSDDPMFEKSFLTSMITVTLCSLWPTLINTSVGVAAVNPDLLNVSRVLRLSFWTHVRKVVLPSSVPMIFTGLRVSLGIAWMVLIAAEMLAQSPGLGKFVWDEFQNGSSQSLSRIMVAVLAIGFIGFVLDRVMLLIQRKVAWNE, from the coding sequence ATGACTACGATCACTTCGGCCAGAAACACACCCCAGCCGCCGCGCTGGCTGGGCCAGAGACTCAAGTCCATCGGTGCATCGCTGACACCCGCTCAGCTCGCCACTAAAGGGCGCCAGATGCTGCTGCCATTGATAGGGATCCTGGTGTTTATCGGTTTCTGGCACATGGCCGCACCACAGGTGGATACCTCCCTGGGAAGTTTTCCGGGCCCCGGACAGGTCTGGGAACAAGCGGGACAGCTCTGGCAGGAGCACGCCAACCAGCGCGAACGGGCCGACAAGTTCATTGCCATGCAGGAAGAGCGGAACGCCCGCATTCTGGCAGACAATCCAGAGGCTGAGGTCAGGATCCGAAGCTACCCGGGCGCACCAACTTTCCCCGATCAGATCATAACCAGCCTGATCACGGTTTTGGCCGGATTCATCGTGGCCACTGCCATCGCAGTGCCCCTGGGCATCGTGGTGGGGCTGAACCGCCACTTCCAGGCGGCGGTCAACCCGCTGATCCAGGTGTTCAAACCGGTTTCGCCGCTGGCCTGGCTGCCACTGGTGACCATGGTGGTCTCGGCGACCTATGTGAGCGATGACCCGATGTTCGAGAAGTCCTTCCTGACCTCCATGATCACGGTCACCCTGTGCAGCCTGTGGCCCACGCTGATCAATACCAGCGTTGGTGTGGCTGCGGTCAATCCGGACCTGCTGAACGTGTCCCGAGTTCTGCGACTGTCCTTTTGGACCCATGTCCGCAAGGTGGTGTTGCCGTCTTCAGTACCGATGATTTTCACCGGTCTGCGTGTATCACTTGGCATCGCCTGGATGGTGCTGATCGCGGCCGAGATGCTGGCCCAGAGTCCCGGGTTGGGCAAGTTCGTCTGGGATGAATTCCAGAACGGCAGCAGCCAGTCCCTGAGTCGGATTATGGTGGCGGTCCTGGCCATCGGTTTTATCGGGTTTGTGCTGGACCGGGTGATGCTCCTGATTCAACGCAAGGTTGCGTGGAACGAATAA